The following are from one region of the Juglans regia cultivar Chandler chromosome 10, Walnut 2.0, whole genome shotgun sequence genome:
- the LOC108984568 gene encoding uncharacterized protein LOC108984568: MLDIFVVNGEWRAMFQDVWVESLVARCSNHKPMVLTITRVKNLRKRRKHMFRFEASWLKEEECERLVAKVWSEKQMTLDPMTNVQRLPRVCSGRLANGFRKKDKEMNGNIELLTERIKRLQEMERLHNTTKIHKLKLEVGKLLEQEDIRWKKRAKRSWYCLGDKNTKFIHSYASQRKKKNQILYVVDDQSEVKEDQEEIVEAFREHFAEVYKSGEPSREVIEECVNSMGARVTNSMVEELEKKFY; the protein is encoded by the coding sequence ATGCTTGATATATTTGTAGTGAATGGTGAGTGGAGGGCTATGTTCCAAGATGTGTGGGTGGAGAGTTTGGTTGCTAGATGTTCTAATCACAAACCTATGGTGCTAACTATCACAAGGGTAAAGAACTTGAGGAAGAGAAGGAAGCATATGTTCAGATTTGAGGCAAGTTGGCTGAAGGAGGAGGAATGTGAGAGACTAGTGGCAAAGGTTTGGTCTGAAAAACAGATGACTCTTGATCCTATGACGAATGTGCAAAGACTTCCAAGAGTGTGTAGTGGAAGGCTGGCAAATGGGTTTAGGAAGAAAGACAAGGAAATGAATGGAAATATAGAGTTGCTAACTGAAAGGATTAAAAGGCTACAAGAGATGGAAAGGCTTCATAATACTACTAAGATACACAAGCTAAAATTGGAAGTGGGGAAGCTGCTAGAGCAAGAGGATATAAGGTGGAAGAAAAGGGCAAAAAGAAGCTGGTACTGTTTAGGTGATAAAAATACAAAGTTCATTCACTCCTATGCCagtcaaaggaaaaagaaaaaccaaatatTGTATGTTGTAGATGATCAGTCTGAGGTGAAAGAAGATCAAGAGGAGATTGTTGAGGCTTTTAGAGAGCATTTTGCTGAAGTGTATAAATCAGGTGAGCCTTCTAGAGAAGTGATTGAGGAGTGTGTGAATTCAATGGGGGCAAGGGTAACAAATAGTATGGTGGAGGAACTGGAGAAAAAGTTTTACTAG
- the LOC108984569 gene encoding uncharacterized protein At4g02000-like has product MTKIWRISKRAVFQEVEKNVFVVTFETHADKNRILEGMPWLFDNVLFPLRPYDGRLQPTQIKFESEIFWLQMHDLPLGKMTKECGEQIGASVGKVLEVDAMDDGVGWGRFIRVKINMPLFKPIARGRFIHSTGGKLWVPFQYEKLPKICFRCGWLVHDVAGCSKSGPGS; this is encoded by the coding sequence ATGACTAAAATCTGGAGGATTAGCAAACGGGCTGTATTCCAAGAGGTGGAGAAGAATGTTTTCGTAGTAACTTTTGAAACGCATGCAGATAAGAACAGAATCTTAGAAGGTATGCCTTGGCTTTTTGATAATGTGTTGTTTCCCCTGCGTCCTTATGATGGTAGGCTGCAACCTACTCAGATTAAGTTCGAATCTGAGATCTTCTGGTTACAAATGCATGACCTACCTCTGGGGAAGATGACAAAGGAATGTGGAGAGCAGATAGGTGCCTCTGTTGGCAAGGTTTTAGAGGTGGATGCAATGGATGATGGTGTAGGGTGGGGAAGATTTATTCGAGTGAAAATTAATATGCCTCTGTTTAAACCTATTGCTCGTGGGAGATTTATTCACTCGACTGGTGGGAAGTTATGGGTGCCTTTTCAATATGAGAAACTTCCAAAGATCTGTTTCAGGTGTGGATGGTTGGTTCATGATGTTGCTGGTTGTTCTAAAAGTGGACCAGGTTCGTAA